The proteins below come from a single Afipia felis ATCC 53690 genomic window:
- a CDS encoding NAD(P)/FAD-dependent oxidoreductase, whose translation MTPPPGTLPRIVIVGGGAGGLELATRLGHRLGHKQAQIVLVDRNPSHLWKPRLHEVAAGLIGSGDDETNYLAHGCVHGFDFAFGSLLSIDPTAKTVKLDRVLSPADGSEILGERTLHYDTLVLALGSRVNDFGIPGVLEYCHMLDSPAQALKLQRAFLDAAIQVGAGRLDRVRVGIVGAGATGVELAAELHHAVHAMERWGGLGASGKLDITLVDMASRILPAVDPKTSSHATKVLEKLGVRILLGQSVERVTADALHLKGGKTVPCEIKVWASGVSGHDIVAKLKGLSLTPGNRIKVDDHLACIGAPDIFAMGDCAAAPAHIGNALVPPTAQVAHQQANYLAKLLERRLAGRSIGPFKYQPRGTLVSLGEGGAAGEFPTLRHSQSVFPANGTLAKLLYVSLYHMHRVALHGWLRATALFLADRLRRTTLPPVKLH comes from the coding sequence ATGACCCCGCCCCCAGGCACTCTGCCCCGTATCGTCATTGTTGGCGGTGGCGCGGGCGGCCTCGAACTTGCCACTCGGCTGGGCCACCGCCTCGGACACAAACAGGCGCAGATCGTGCTGGTGGACCGCAACCCCTCCCACCTCTGGAAGCCACGCCTGCACGAGGTTGCCGCAGGCCTGATCGGGAGCGGTGACGACGAAACCAACTATCTCGCTCATGGCTGCGTGCACGGGTTTGATTTTGCCTTTGGCAGCCTGCTGTCGATCGACCCCACAGCCAAGACTGTGAAGCTCGACCGCGTCCTGAGCCCGGCCGATGGCAGCGAGATTCTCGGCGAGCGCACCCTGCATTACGACACGCTGGTGCTGGCGCTCGGCAGCCGGGTGAATGATTTCGGAATTCCCGGCGTGCTCGAGTATTGCCATATGCTCGACAGCCCGGCTCAGGCTCTGAAACTGCAGCGGGCCTTCCTGGACGCGGCCATTCAGGTCGGTGCAGGCCGGCTCGACCGGGTCCGCGTTGGCATCGTCGGCGCTGGCGCCACCGGCGTCGAGCTTGCCGCCGAGTTGCACCACGCGGTCCATGCCATGGAGCGCTGGGGCGGCCTCGGCGCCAGCGGCAAGCTCGATATCACGCTGGTGGACATGGCCTCGCGCATTCTGCCAGCGGTCGACCCGAAGACTTCCAGCCACGCCACGAAGGTGCTTGAGAAGCTTGGGGTTCGTATCCTGCTGGGACAAAGCGTCGAACGGGTGACCGCCGACGCCCTGCACCTCAAGGGCGGCAAAACGGTACCTTGCGAGATCAAGGTCTGGGCATCCGGCGTATCGGGTCACGACATCGTCGCAAAACTGAAAGGCCTGTCGCTTACGCCGGGCAATCGTATCAAGGTCGATGACCATCTCGCCTGCATCGGTGCTCCGGACATCTTCGCAATGGGCGACTGCGCTGCGGCTCCTGCCCATATTGGAAATGCCCTGGTACCGCCGACCGCGCAGGTCGCACATCAGCAGGCCAATTATCTGGCAAAATTACTGGAACGCCGTCTGGCCGGACGAAGCATTGGCCCCTTCAAGTACCAGCCGCGCGGCACCCTGGTGTCGCTCGGCGAAGGCGGCGCTGCGGGCGAATTCCCAACGCTGCGGCATAGCCAGTCTGTTTTCCCGGCCAACGGCACTCTGGCCAAATTGCTATATGTGTCGCTCTATCACATGCACCGTGTTGCCTTGCACGGCTGGCTGCGAGCCACGGCGCTTTTTCTGGCCGACCGGCTGCGGCGCACCACGCTGCCGCCGGTCAAATTGCACTAG
- the bla gene encoding class A beta-lactamase encodes MMTTRRTFLIGTTALLGAGISAPQVFAGPLENLKDRISRIEAKVEGRLGVAVLDTGSGRSFGYRENERFPMCSTFKLMAAAAILKRVEQKQETLEWRVHFTKSDLVTYSPVTEKHIESGMTVAELCEAAITLSDNTAGNLMLAMLGGPSGVTAFARALGDPLTRLDRTEPTLNEAVPGDVRDTTTPAAMAENLQKLIFGHALAKASSAQLQAWLLANKTGDARLRARLPSGWRVGDKTGSGERGSTNDIGILWPPDSAPIIVAAYLTETAAPADKRNAALAEVGDAAATDLRPRS; translated from the coding sequence ATGATGACAACACGACGTACCTTCCTGATCGGAACGACCGCCTTGCTTGGGGCAGGGATCTCGGCACCTCAGGTCTTTGCGGGACCGTTGGAGAATCTGAAAGACAGGATCAGCCGCATCGAAGCCAAGGTGGAAGGCAGGCTCGGCGTCGCCGTTCTCGACACCGGTTCGGGCCGCAGCTTCGGTTACAGGGAGAACGAGCGTTTCCCGATGTGCAGCACGTTCAAGCTGATGGCCGCTGCAGCAATTCTGAAGCGTGTCGAACAGAAGCAGGAGACGCTCGAGTGGCGCGTACATTTTACCAAGAGCGATCTCGTCACTTATTCGCCGGTCACGGAAAAACACATTGAGAGCGGGATGACGGTCGCCGAACTGTGCGAGGCGGCGATCACGCTCAGCGACAATACGGCCGGCAATCTTATGCTCGCCATGCTTGGCGGCCCGTCCGGCGTCACGGCATTTGCCCGGGCATTGGGCGATCCGCTGACCCGGCTCGATCGTACCGAGCCGACCTTGAACGAGGCCGTGCCCGGTGATGTCCGCGATACCACGACGCCCGCCGCGATGGCGGAGAACCTGCAGAAGTTGATCTTCGGACACGCGCTGGCCAAGGCGTCATCCGCGCAATTGCAGGCCTGGCTTCTGGCCAACAAGACCGGCGATGCGCGTTTGCGGGCACGGCTTCCCTCCGGCTGGCGGGTGGGTGACAAGACAGGCAGCGGCGAGCGCGGTTCGACCAATGACATCGGCATTCTGTGGCCACCTGATTCAGCGCCCATCATCGTGGCGGCATATCTGACGGAAACCGCAGCGCCTGCGGATAAGCGCAATGCCGCGCTGGCTGAAGTTGGAGACGCCGCGGCGACTGATTTGAGACCTCGCAGTTAA
- a CDS encoding GlcG/HbpS family heme-binding protein, whose translation MTLKLDTARKILDAALAKIAELKTKPMAVVVLDARGCIKASVLQDGTSLMRHEVAHGKAYGALAMGVGSRALFKRANEQPYFIDAANTMARGALIPVPGGVLIKDANGDVVGAVGISGDTSDNDEICCIAGIEAVGLKADVG comes from the coding sequence ATGACCCTGAAGCTCGACACCGCCCGTAAAATCCTCGACGCAGCACTCGCCAAGATCGCCGAACTGAAGACCAAGCCGATGGCTGTCGTCGTGCTCGACGCGCGCGGCTGCATCAAGGCTTCCGTCCTTCAGGATGGCACAAGCCTCATGCGCCACGAAGTTGCGCACGGCAAGGCTTACGGCGCGCTCGCTATGGGGGTTGGCTCGCGCGCGCTCTTCAAGCGCGCCAACGAGCAGCCCTACTTCATCGACGCCGCCAACACCATGGCGCGCGGCGCGCTGATCCCCGTCCCCGGCGGCGTGTTGATCAAGGATGCAAACGGCGACGTGGTGGGCGCGGTCGGCATCAGCGGCGACACCTCCGACAATGATGAGATTTGCTGCATCGCAGGCATCGAGGCCGTTGGCCTGAAGGCTGACGTCGGCTAG
- a CDS encoding FAD-binding and (Fe-S)-binding domain-containing protein: MASGAGSKLERRLQTEITGDVMFDAFSRGRYATDASFYQIMPFGVVAPRTKAEALAAMEIARGEGYIVTPRGGGTSQCGQTINNGLVVDVSKYLNKVVSLDVEKRTCVVEPGIVLDDLNRQLKKHGLWFPVDVSTASRATIGGMAGNNSCGGRSLRYGTMRDNTLSMDAALADGTELHFGPVERESAWPNVAAPGRDLFRDLLALGSREAGEITDRFPTVQRRVGGYNLDALTPNGPTNNMAHILVGSEGTLAFTTQVELKLWPLLGTKVFGVCHFGSFYEAMDATQHLVKLKPIAVELVDKTMIALGRDIAMFRPTIEAVVRGEPEALLIVEFAEESQDANFTKLKQLSELMGDLGFGWNNPPRKWGGVVDVTEPAMQAAITDFRTSGLNVMMSMKTAGKPVSFVEDCAVPLPYLAEYTDRLNKIFAKHGTSPTMYAHASEGCLHVRPVLNLRLDKDVKAMRAIAEEAFAMVREFKGSHSGEHGDGLVRSEFHEQMFGPRIVRDFEEVKQRFDPQGTLNPGKIVHPPKMDDRSLFRFKPGYKVEDFKTELDWSAYPGAAGGFQGAVEMCNNNGACRKLEGGVMCPSYRATRNEKDVTRGRANTLRLAISGQLGPDALSSDEMMETMKLCVSCKACRRECPTGVDMAKMKIEVLAARVKTHGLTLRNRLVGYLPYYAGFASTFAPLVNLRNRSTLLRWALEKIAGFSAKRDLPEWRRDTFSPNGTMFGPEGGPEVVLFADTFNRAYERENLDDALSVLVAGGYRVHLPKPAAGTRPLCCGRTFLSAGLVEKAREELNRLVAVFAPFAERGVPIVGLEPSCLLTLRDELLSLRNNEAAKAVSAQALLFEEFLMREAAAGRLQLPLKPIAPKAMVHGHCHQKSFDAFTPVQKVLRLVPDLDVEVIESSCCGMAGAFGYGADTYNESIAMAEQKLLPAVRKAPSEAIIVADGTSCRHQIKDGTGRGALHVARVLAMSIKDAAGDPAGGRQRD; the protein is encoded by the coding sequence ATGGCGAGCGGAGCAGGATCGAAACTCGAGCGGCGGCTTCAGACTGAAATCACCGGCGACGTGATGTTCGATGCGTTCTCGCGCGGCCGCTACGCCACTGATGCGTCCTTCTATCAGATCATGCCTTTCGGCGTGGTCGCCCCGCGCACCAAAGCCGAAGCACTCGCCGCGATGGAGATCGCCCGCGGTGAAGGATACATCGTCACGCCGCGCGGCGGCGGTACCTCGCAATGCGGCCAGACCATCAACAACGGCCTCGTTGTCGACGTTTCCAAATATCTCAATAAGGTCGTCTCGCTCGATGTCGAGAAGCGGACCTGCGTGGTTGAACCCGGCATCGTGCTGGACGACCTCAACCGGCAACTGAAGAAGCACGGCCTGTGGTTTCCGGTCGACGTCTCGACCGCCTCGCGCGCCACCATCGGCGGCATGGCAGGCAACAACTCCTGTGGCGGACGTTCGCTGCGCTACGGCACGATGCGCGACAACACGTTGTCGATGGATGCTGCGCTTGCCGACGGCACCGAACTCCATTTCGGTCCGGTCGAGCGCGAATCTGCCTGGCCGAACGTCGCAGCACCCGGGCGTGATCTGTTTCGCGACCTGCTCGCGCTAGGCAGCCGCGAGGCCGGCGAGATTACCGATCGCTTCCCCACCGTTCAGCGCCGCGTCGGCGGTTACAATCTCGATGCGTTGACACCGAACGGGCCGACCAACAACATGGCGCATATCCTGGTGGGCTCGGAAGGCACCCTCGCCTTCACCACCCAGGTCGAACTGAAGCTCTGGCCCCTGCTCGGCACCAAGGTGTTCGGCGTCTGCCATTTCGGTAGCTTCTATGAAGCGATGGATGCAACCCAGCATCTGGTGAAGCTCAAGCCAATCGCGGTCGAGCTTGTCGACAAGACCATGATCGCGCTCGGCCGCGATATCGCAATGTTCCGGCCGACGATCGAAGCCGTGGTACGCGGCGAGCCCGAGGCACTGCTGATCGTTGAATTCGCCGAAGAGAGTCAGGACGCCAACTTCACCAAACTCAAGCAGCTCAGTGAGCTGATGGGCGATCTCGGGTTTGGCTGGAATAACCCGCCGCGCAAATGGGGCGGCGTGGTCGATGTGACGGAACCCGCGATGCAGGCGGCAATCACCGATTTCCGCACCTCCGGCCTCAACGTCATGATGTCGATGAAGACTGCCGGCAAGCCGGTGTCTTTTGTCGAGGACTGTGCGGTGCCATTGCCGTACCTCGCCGAATATACGGACCGGCTGAACAAGATATTCGCCAAGCACGGCACCAGCCCGACGATGTATGCCCACGCTTCCGAGGGCTGCCTGCATGTCCGTCCGGTGCTGAACCTGCGTCTCGACAAGGACGTCAAGGCGATGCGCGCCATTGCCGAAGAAGCCTTCGCCATGGTGCGTGAATTCAAGGGCTCGCACTCCGGCGAGCATGGCGACGGTCTCGTCCGCTCCGAATTCCACGAACAGATGTTCGGCCCGCGCATCGTGCGCGACTTCGAGGAGGTAAAGCAGCGCTTCGATCCACAGGGCACGCTCAATCCCGGCAAGATCGTGCATCCGCCGAAGATGGACGACCGCTCGCTGTTCCGCTTCAAACCCGGCTACAAGGTCGAAGACTTCAAGACCGAGCTCGACTGGTCGGCCTATCCCGGCGCGGCCGGCGGTTTCCAGGGCGCGGTCGAAATGTGCAACAACAACGGCGCCTGCCGCAAACTCGAAGGCGGCGTGATGTGTCCGTCCTATCGGGCTACGCGCAACGAAAAGGATGTGACGCGCGGACGCGCCAACACGCTGCGTCTTGCGATCTCCGGCCAGCTCGGCCCCGACGCGCTGTCGTCCGACGAGATGATGGAGACGATGAAGCTGTGCGTCTCCTGTAAAGCCTGCCGTCGCGAATGCCCAACCGGCGTCGACATGGCGAAAATGAAGATCGAGGTGCTGGCAGCCCGGGTGAAAACCCACGGCCTCACCCTGCGCAATCGCCTGGTCGGCTACCTGCCGTATTATGCCGGCTTCGCCTCCACCTTCGCGCCGCTGGTAAACCTGCGCAACAGGAGCACGCTGCTCCGCTGGGCGCTGGAGAAAATTGCAGGCTTCAGCGCAAAGCGCGACCTGCCGGAATGGCGGCGCGATACGTTTTCGCCGAACGGCACGATGTTCGGGCCGGAAGGCGGTCCGGAGGTCGTTCTGTTCGCCGACACGTTCAATCGCGCCTATGAGCGCGAGAACCTTGACGACGCACTCAGCGTACTGGTCGCAGGCGGTTATCGCGTGCACCTGCCGAAACCCGCCGCCGGCACGCGGCCGCTATGCTGCGGCCGCACCTTCCTGTCCGCGGGACTTGTCGAAAAGGCTCGCGAGGAGCTCAACCGCCTCGTCGCCGTTTTCGCGCCGTTTGCCGAACGCGGCGTTCCGATTGTGGGGCTGGAACCGAGCTGTCTGCTGACGCTGCGTGATGAATTGCTTTCCCTTCGCAACAATGAGGCCGCCAAGGCGGTGTCGGCGCAGGCCCTGTTGTTCGAGGAATTTCTGATGCGGGAGGCCGCGGCGGGCCGATTGCAGTTGCCGCTGAAGCCGATCGCTCCGAAGGCGATGGTCCACGGCCATTGCCATCAAAAGTCGTTCGACGCTTTCACGCCGGTCCAGAAAGTCTTGCGGCTGGTGCCGGATCTCGATGTCGAAGTCATCGAGTCGAGTTGCTGCGGCATGGCGGGCGCCTTTGGTTATGGCGCCGACACCTACAACGAATCCATCGCCATGGCCGAACAGAAGCTGCTGCCCGCAGTCCGCAAGGCGCCGAGTGAGGCGATCATCGTGGCCGACGGCACATCGTGCCGCCATCAGATCAAGGACGGCACCGGACGCGGTGCGCTGCATGTCGCGCGCGTACTGGCGATGAGCATAAAGGACGCGGCGGGCGATCCGGCTGGAGGTCGCCAGCGGGACTGA
- a CDS encoding enoyl-CoA hydratase, which translates to MTTTDKMIARKDGAIGTLIFNNPARHNAVSLEMWRACTDIMNDFSTDSAIRVVIITGAGEKAFVSGADISKFAEERASRDGLEAYNEAVDAGYASVYNCPKPTIAMIRGYCVGGGMGLASCCDIRICTDNSRFAVPAAKLSVGYRYAGVKRLLDIVGPSFTKEIFYTARQFDAEEARIMGFANRVVPNDQLETYVRDYAATIAANAPLTVSSIKFIVGEIAKDESARDMAKCDAMVDECFASGDYEEGRKAFMEKRKPVFTGK; encoded by the coding sequence ATGACAACGACGGACAAGATGATCGCCCGCAAGGACGGCGCGATCGGCACCCTGATCTTCAACAATCCGGCGCGCCACAATGCGGTCTCGCTGGAAATGTGGCGCGCCTGCACCGACATCATGAATGACTTCTCTACTGATTCCGCCATTCGTGTGGTCATCATCACCGGCGCGGGCGAAAAGGCATTCGTCTCCGGCGCGGACATTTCCAAATTCGCTGAGGAACGCGCCTCCAGGGATGGCCTCGAAGCGTATAACGAGGCTGTCGATGCGGGTTACGCCTCGGTCTACAACTGCCCAAAACCGACCATCGCCATGATCCGAGGCTATTGCGTCGGCGGCGGCATGGGACTTGCGAGCTGCTGCGACATCCGCATCTGCACGGACAATTCGCGTTTCGCCGTTCCGGCCGCCAAACTGAGCGTCGGCTACCGCTATGCCGGCGTGAAACGGCTGCTCGATATCGTCGGCCCCTCCTTCACCAAGGAAATCTTCTACACCGCGCGACAGTTCGATGCCGAAGAAGCGCGGATCATGGGTTTCGCCAACCGTGTGGTGCCGAACGATCAGCTCGAAACCTATGTCAGGGACTACGCCGCCACCATCGCGGCCAACGCACCGCTAACCGTCAGTTCGATCAAATTCATCGTCGGCGAAATCGCCAAGGATGAGAGTGCCCGCGATATGGCAAAATGCGACGCGATGGTCGACGAATGCTTCGCGAGCGGCGATTATGAGGAAGGCCGCAAGGCGTTCATGGAAAAGCGCAAGCCGGTGTTTACCGGCAAATGA
- a CDS encoding CaiB/BaiF CoA transferase family protein translates to MPVPKASAALSRFTVLDLTRVRAGPTAVRQLADWGANVVKLEAPTDLPDDEQLGGARHGPDFQNLHRNKRAMTINLKNEAGKKAFYRMVEKADVVVENFRPDVKARLGIDYETLRKINPRIVYASISGFGQDGPYAKRPGFDQIAQGMGGLMSITGAPGEGPMRVGIPIADLTSGLFCAMGILTALLEREVSGEGQAVQTSLLHSQIFMLDFQAARWLMQHDVPKQAGNNHPTMIPTGVFKTSDGYMNIAATGQVIWERLAHAISRSDLIELPQYRNPKMRSENRNALNAEIEKVTSTGTTAEWIEQLNKAGVPCGPIYTIDKMFDDPQVKHLDIVQKVPGTGERDVNLVKQPFSLSRTPSRFVAPPPEVGQHTDELLREFEFSDEEIAALKQSKAV, encoded by the coding sequence ATGCCTGTACCCAAGGCGTCCGCCGCGCTTTCGCGCTTCACCGTGCTTGATCTCACCCGCGTTCGCGCGGGTCCGACCGCCGTGCGGCAACTCGCAGATTGGGGCGCAAACGTCGTCAAACTCGAAGCTCCGACCGATCTGCCGGATGACGAGCAACTCGGCGGCGCAAGGCACGGCCCCGACTTTCAGAACCTGCATCGCAACAAGCGCGCGATGACGATCAACCTGAAGAATGAGGCAGGCAAGAAAGCCTTCTATCGCATGGTCGAGAAAGCCGACGTCGTGGTGGAGAATTTCCGCCCCGATGTGAAGGCGCGGCTCGGCATTGACTATGAGACGCTGCGCAAGATCAACCCGCGCATCGTCTATGCCAGCATCTCCGGCTTCGGTCAGGATGGGCCTTACGCCAAGCGGCCGGGCTTCGACCAGATCGCGCAGGGCATGGGTGGGCTGATGTCCATTACCGGCGCACCGGGCGAAGGCCCGATGCGTGTCGGCATTCCGATCGCCGACCTCACCTCTGGCCTGTTCTGCGCGATGGGCATCCTCACCGCGCTGCTGGAACGCGAGGTGTCCGGCGAAGGCCAGGCGGTGCAGACCTCCCTCCTGCATTCGCAGATCTTCATGCTGGATTTCCAGGCCGCGCGCTGGCTGATGCAGCATGACGTACCGAAGCAGGCTGGCAACAATCATCCGACCATGATTCCGACCGGCGTGTTCAAAACCTCGGACGGCTATATGAATATCGCCGCCACCGGACAGGTGATCTGGGAACGTCTCGCACATGCAATCAGCCGCAGCGATCTGATCGAGCTGCCGCAATATCGCAATCCGAAAATGCGTTCGGAAAACCGCAATGCGTTGAATGCCGAGATCGAAAAGGTCACAAGCACCGGGACCACCGCCGAATGGATTGAACAGCTGAACAAGGCTGGCGTACCGTGCGGGCCGATCTACACCATCGACAAGATGTTCGACGATCCGCAGGTCAAACATCTCGACATCGTCCAAAAGGTGCCCGGCACCGGTGAGCGCGACGTGAACCTGGTCAAGCAGCCCTTCTCGCTGTCGCGGACCCCAAGCCGTTTCGTCGCTCCGCCTCCCGAGGTCGGACAGCATACCGACGAACTGCTGCGGGAATTCGAGTTCAGCGACGAGGAAATCGCCGCATTGAAGCAGAGCAAGGCCGTCTGA
- a CDS encoding DSD1 family PLP-dependent enzyme codes for MTGRRPAEPGMTIAQVETPALVVDLDAMEANIAALAARVAAYPSVRATPHAKAHKSVEIARRQMAAGASRVCCQNVAEVEAMAAGGIDNILLSNEIVGAGKAKRLAQVARMAKIGVCVDHTDQVAVLADAAHEAGVTLDILVEIDVGMGRCGVTSTADAVALAKEVVKHKNLRFTGLQAYHGSAQHLRHPEERVAAISKATALARETADALRAAGLPCDVIAGAGTGSYENEMTSGVYNELQCGSYVFMDADYGRNDTAYPFRNALFVLTSVISAAAPGHAVCDAGLKSLTAESGLPVTYEAPGITYIKATDEHGTLQLSSQTTVKPGDRLKLIPGHCDPTVNLHDWLVAYRGDKVEAVWPVARGW; via the coding sequence ATGACAGGCCGCCGCCCAGCAGAACCGGGCATGACGATCGCGCAAGTCGAGACGCCGGCGCTAGTCGTCGATCTTGATGCGATGGAGGCTAACATTGCAGCGCTTGCGGCGCGTGTCGCGGCCTACCCTTCCGTGCGCGCCACGCCGCACGCCAAGGCGCATAAAAGCGTCGAGATCGCCAGGCGTCAGATGGCGGCGGGCGCAAGCCGGGTGTGCTGCCAGAATGTCGCCGAGGTTGAGGCGATGGCGGCGGGCGGTATCGACAATATTCTCCTCTCCAATGAAATCGTCGGCGCGGGAAAGGCGAAGCGTCTCGCTCAGGTGGCGCGCATGGCAAAGATCGGTGTCTGCGTCGATCACACCGATCAGGTCGCAGTGCTGGCCGATGCCGCACACGAGGCTGGCGTCACTCTCGACATTCTAGTCGAAATCGATGTCGGTATGGGACGCTGCGGCGTCACTTCTACCGCCGACGCCGTGGCGCTTGCGAAAGAAGTCGTCAAACATAAAAACCTTCGTTTCACCGGTTTACAAGCCTATCACGGAAGCGCGCAGCATCTGCGCCACCCCGAGGAGCGTGTTGCCGCCATCTCCAAAGCGACCGCCTTGGCGCGCGAGACGGCCGATGCTCTGCGCGCAGCAGGCCTTCCGTGCGATGTCATCGCCGGCGCGGGCACGGGCTCCTACGAAAACGAAATGACCAGCGGCGTCTACAACGAGTTGCAGTGCGGCTCGTATGTGTTCATGGATGCCGACTACGGCCGCAACGACACCGCCTACCCGTTCCGCAACGCGCTGTTCGTTCTGACAAGCGTCATCAGCGCCGCTGCTCCGGGCCATGCGGTGTGCGACGCGGGGCTGAAATCGCTTACTGCGGAAAGCGGCCTGCCGGTCACATATGAAGCGCCCGGTATCACCTACATCAAGGCTACCGACGAGCACGGCACGCTGCAGTTGTCCTCGCAGACAACCGTCAAGCCCGGCGACCGGCTGAAACTGATCCCAGGTCATTGCGATCCCACCGTCAACTTGCATGACTGGCTCGTCGCCTATCGCGGCGACAAGGTCGAAGCTGTGTGGCCGGTGGCGCGCGGCTGGTAA
- a CDS encoding transporter substrate-binding domain-containing protein, which translates to MLKELVPTGKLRVGLAYAPAPTPVFVARDGDNVHGPAFDIGNALAKKLGVPVELHVTATTGELTEAGSAGLIDIGFMPADEARKQRLDFSPPYFVIESTYLATADSGIKTMADVDRAGVKVVGIDGSTTMRAAARTLKQATVTVAKSVDEAMAKMKAGEVQAFALTHDALPKLQKQLPGSVILDGAFQTVGVAIGIQKNKPAALAYVKAFIEDAKKDGTIRKTFDSAGLQQLTVAP; encoded by the coding sequence ATGCTGAAAGAACTCGTACCGACCGGCAAGCTGCGCGTCGGCCTTGCCTATGCGCCGGCGCCAACCCCCGTCTTCGTCGCCAGAGATGGCGACAATGTTCACGGCCCCGCTTTCGACATTGGCAACGCGCTGGCGAAGAAGCTTGGCGTCCCGGTCGAGCTTCATGTCACTGCGACCACGGGCGAACTGACCGAAGCAGGCAGCGCCGGTCTTATCGACATCGGTTTCATGCCCGCCGACGAGGCACGGAAGCAGCGGCTCGATTTCAGCCCACCCTATTTCGTCATAGAAAGCACCTACCTTGCTACCGCCGACTCTGGGATCAAAACGATGGCAGACGTCGATCGTGCGGGCGTCAAGGTTGTGGGCATCGACGGCTCGACCACAATGCGAGCTGCAGCCCGAACGCTGAAACAGGCGACAGTTACTGTCGCAAAATCGGTCGACGAAGCCATGGCCAAGATGAAAGCCGGCGAAGTGCAGGCATTCGCCCTGACCCATGACGCTCTGCCGAAGCTCCAGAAACAGCTTCCAGGCTCAGTCATTCTGGATGGTGCATTTCAGACCGTGGGCGTTGCCATCGGCATTCAGAAGAACAAACCCGCCGCTCTCGCTTATGTGAAGGCGTTCATCGAAGACGCCAAAAAGGACGGCACCATCCGCAAGACATTCGACAGCGCCGGTTTACAGCAACTGACTGTGGCGCCCTGA
- a CDS encoding Zn-dependent hydrolase produces MKPSNLQVDSGRLWHDIHDTAKFGSTPKGGVKRLTLSAEDKEVRDWFRTACEQAGCEVHVDALGTMFATRPGRDNSKLPVGFGSHLDTQPTGGKYDGVLGTLAALEVIRTLNDAGIETDAPLCVVNWTNEEGSRFAPATMASAAYAGEYATEDILGRRDTDGVSVADALDSIGYRGSEAVGLRKFAGFVELHIEQGPILEAENETIGVVERGQGIAWYDGSITGFASHAGTTPMPLRHDALLALSELALAVEQAAITYGPNAVATIGEIKIENASRNVVPGEIHFTIDARSGAADILDKLHDAFRKAVTEIAARRGVGIELIPVWRKEPTVFDAGLVEAIAQSSRELGYASRRMMSGAIHDACNLSTVMPAAMIFVPCKDGISHNELEDATQADCTAGANVLLHTVLKLAGIADEKKS; encoded by the coding sequence ATGAAGCCGAGCAACCTGCAGGTCGATTCCGGGCGATTGTGGCACGATATTCATGACACCGCGAAGTTCGGCAGTACACCCAAGGGCGGCGTCAAGCGCCTTACCCTGAGTGCCGAAGACAAAGAAGTCCGCGACTGGTTTCGCACCGCATGCGAACAGGCAGGTTGCGAAGTCCACGTCGATGCGCTCGGCACCATGTTCGCGACCCGCCCGGGTCGCGACAATTCGAAATTGCCTGTCGGCTTCGGCTCGCATCTCGATACCCAGCCGACCGGCGGCAAATATGACGGCGTGCTCGGCACGCTTGCCGCGCTCGAAGTAATCCGCACCCTGAACGATGCCGGGATCGAGACCGACGCTCCGCTGTGCGTCGTCAACTGGACCAACGAGGAAGGCTCGCGCTTCGCGCCCGCAACGATGGCGTCGGCCGCCTATGCCGGTGAATACGCCACCGAAGATATTCTGGGACGCCGCGACACCGATGGCGTCAGCGTGGCGGATGCGCTCGATAGCATCGGCTATCGCGGCAGTGAGGCGGTCGGCTTGCGCAAATTCGCAGGCTTTGTCGAACTGCACATCGAACAAGGCCCCATTCTCGAAGCTGAAAACGAGACCATCGGTGTCGTCGAACGCGGCCAGGGCATCGCATGGTACGACGGATCCATCACCGGATTTGCCAGCCATGCCGGCACCACGCCGATGCCGCTGCGGCACGACGCACTTCTGGCCCTGTCCGAGCTCGCGCTCGCCGTCGAACAGGCCGCGATCACATATGGCCCCAATGCGGTTGCGACCATCGGTGAGATCAAGATCGAGAACGCATCCCGCAACGTCGTGCCCGGCGAGATTCACTTCACCATCGATGCACGCAGCGGTGCGGCGGACATTCTCGACAAACTGCATGACGCATTCAGAAAGGCGGTCACCGAGATCGCCGCACGCCGCGGCGTCGGGATCGAACTCATTCCGGTCTGGCGCAAAGAACCGACGGTCTTCGACGCAGGCCTCGTTGAGGCTATCGCGCAGTCGAGCCGCGAACTTGGCTATGCAAGCCGCCGCATGATGTCCGGAGCCATCCACGACGCCTGCAACCTCAGCACCGTGATGCCGGCTGCGATGATCTTCGTCCCCTGCAAGGACGGCATCAGCCACAACGAGCTTGAAGACGCGACGCAAGCCGACTGCACGGCGGGCGCAAACGTGCTGCTTCACACCGTGCTGAAACTCGCGGGCATCGCTGACGAGAAGAAGAGCTAG